GTGAAAAGTTTCCCGACATGTCGTTGTTTGATCCTCACAAACTTAAACCAAGTATGTTCACACCACGGACACCGAGTATGTCATCCACTTTTAGCAGCAACCAAGGGGCATTGCTACAACCAAAACCGAGCAGTAAAGCATTCGTTAAGAGATGGTTTCATGGCTTCGTAGCTACTTGTTCGACAAGAAATGACGTTTGTGTCCAACAAAGTGTTGAACAAAGAGATCAATTCGCATTCCCTGTTTTAACAAATGACAAACAAAAAGTTGAAGATTTGCCAAGGGTTTCAATCGAGGTTTTCGGGTCTGGAACACTAACAAAAGGTGATATAGCAAGAAACTTGGTGAGAAAAATGTCGATTTTGACTTGGGACGCGATTCCAAAGAGTAAAGAAAGTGTGATATGTGATGACGTGGCGAGTGAAGCGAGCTCAGATTTGTTCGAGATAGAGAATATTTCGAGAACCGAATGGAAAGATTACGAGTCGAGTGTCATGAGCCCATCTACTCAGTGTGCACCAAGTGAAGCTAGTATCGAATGGAGTGTTGTGACTGCAAGTGCAGCTGAATATGCGTCTGTTTATTCGGGGTATGATGAAAAACATACGGTTTACAATACTCGAACCACTGCAAAATCCAAAACCGGGCCCACGAGAAAAGCACAAACACCGAGGACTAATGGTTTGTTGGGATGCAAAGGTTACGAATCAACCAATGTAGCCGAACCCATTCATAGAAGTATTGAAAAACCTAAACGTTAGCTATAGTTGATCATAAATATATGTATGTACGCTTGTTTGTATATTTTGTATTTGTATCATCTATGTATTTATTAAATAAAGATGTGTTTATTAATCCTAATGACACACATGTTATCACAATCATAAATTTTAGTTATGTTTCAAAAACTACAATTACAATGCTTTGAAGCGTATAATCGTTAGTCATTCGTTTACAGTACTAGTTATTAACGACTGATAGATATGTTTCCATACATAAGATTTAACAATAGGATTGTTTGTTGTAATTATCCTTTCTACCAAGTACTACATATATTCATTAATATCAAACCCATACTTGTGGAGATTAATCTTTAGGaaacgtttgataaaactgaataattTAACACTGAATGATTCATAATCTGAATAATCCAAAAGTTCTGAATGAATTTGCTTAAGCATGAAAATAATGTGTTTGATAATCGTTTTAAACGAATAATGTGAATGATGTAAAATTACATTATTAACCATTGACATGCATAAAAACTACAATATAGTTATTTAATAAGTGTCTTTGATATAATTTAAAGAGCAAATTACATAAAATTTAGGTGTTTAATGGTTAAGAGATAGTTCCAGCTACTGAatactgaaccattcagcaccatctgTCATTCATAGATAAGAAACAAATACGCTGAatgttgaatggttcagcattcagcgtTGAACCATTCAGTTAAGAAGTAAACAAACGCGCCCTTATACTAGTGTTCTACACCTCCATACACCGCGGAATCCTATATCGTGATGTCATAAAACGCCTCGAGGATTATGTGTCAATAAGATTTAAAGAGACTTGGTTAATAACATGTTGGTCTATAACTTGTTAGAGTATTGTGAAGCTTGAAACAAAATAGAAGAAAAAATAGACAATTAGGTTCAGTACCGAATGATTCGTGAttcattcgttttttttttttttgaaaagcaaaaaagatttattttattatttaaaatataacaaTACAAGTCCCTATATGCCTCCTAGCTTGAAAAATGATTCTATCATATTATTGATATTTTGCTTTCTATATAACGTAACCGTAACCTCCTGTAACTTTGTGCAAGAAAATAATAA
This genomic window from Rutidosis leptorrhynchoides isolate AG116_Rl617_1_P2 chromosome 2, CSIRO_AGI_Rlap_v1, whole genome shotgun sequence contains:
- the LOC139892420 gene encoding protein PHYTOCHROME KINASE SUBSTRATE 3-like, yielding METENNPNELRAASFSCYLKPAEGVANMFDTSEKFPDMSLFDPHKLKPSMFTPRTPSMSSTFSSNQGALLQPKPSSKAFVKRWFHGFVATCSTRNDVCVQQSVEQRDQFAFPVLTNDKQKVEDLPRVSIEVFGSGTLTKGDIARNLVRKMSILTWDAIPKSKESVICDDVASEASSDLFEIENISRTEWKDYESSVMSPSTQCAPSEASIEWSVVTASAAEYASVYSGYDEKHTVYNTRTTAKSKTGPTRKAQTPRTNGLLGCKGYESTNVAEPIHRSIEKPKR